A single genomic interval of Psychroserpens sp. NJDZ02 harbors:
- a CDS encoding cytochrome P450, whose translation MAQYVLQKNQRNYVKSKIQTVDLVKYVGEGLLTSEGDKWKKQRKMMQPAFHKKQLQNLLTGMQDTIISEFSKVETNKTIDVFPLLNDLAFQTVVKSLFTQAANSKDMKRLQFITEANQRMLVKELRQPYLGWWFKIGGALKKHLKLSEEARTILKGIVAERKASGQRFDDLLDMLLETKYDDGQGMSETQLIDEILIIFTAGHETTANALTFTFQLLAKHPEWQDKIFKEWTDLGGDDADLMTCIYF comes from the coding sequence TTGGCACAATATGTCCTTCAGAAGAATCAAAGAAACTACGTTAAATCTAAAATTCAAACGGTTGATTTAGTCAAGTATGTTGGTGAAGGTTTACTTACTTCAGAAGGAGATAAATGGAAAAAGCAACGTAAAATGATGCAACCGGCTTTCCATAAAAAGCAATTGCAAAATTTATTAACGGGTATGCAAGATACCATCATCTCTGAGTTTAGTAAAGTTGAAACTAACAAAACAATAGATGTGTTCCCACTGCTTAATGATTTAGCTTTTCAGACTGTTGTAAAATCGTTATTTACACAAGCTGCAAATAGTAAAGATATGAAACGATTGCAGTTTATCACTGAAGCTAACCAACGCATGTTAGTTAAGGAATTACGTCAACCGTATTTAGGCTGGTGGTTTAAAATAGGAGGAGCTTTAAAAAAACATTTAAAATTATCGGAAGAAGCTAGGACCATTTTAAAAGGTATTGTTGCCGAAAGAAAAGCATCAGGACAGCGTTTTGACGATTTATTGGACATGTTGCTAGAAACTAAATACGATGATGGTCAAGGGATGTCGGAAACGCAATTGATTGACGAAATATTAATCATTTTCACAGCGGGCCATGAAACAACAGCTAATGCACTGACATTTACATTTCAATTATTGGCTAAACATCCAGAATGGCAAGATAAAATCTTTAAAGAATGGACGGACTTAGGGGGTGACGACGCAGATTTGATGACGTGTATCTACTTCTAA
- a CDS encoding NADP-dependent malic enzyme — protein sequence MSKQSKRREALVYHAKPKPGKIAVVPTKKYATQRDLGLAYSPGVAEPCLEIAKDVNNVYKYTAKGNLVAVITNGTAVLGLGNIGPEASKPVMEGKGLLFKIFADIDVFDIEVDTENIEEFIQTVKMIAPTFGGINLEDIKAPEAFEIERRLKEELDIPVMHDDQHGTAIISAAALLNALELSEKNIEDVKIVVSGAGAAAISCTRLYLAFGAKRENVVMLDSKGVIRDDRTNLTSQKAEFATHRKIDTIDEAMMDADVFVGLSTSNIVTPAMLLTMATNPIVFAMANPDPEIEYDLAIATRKDIIMATGRSDHPNQVNNVLGFPFIFRGALDVRATKINEAMKMAAVKALAELAKEPVPEQVNIAYGETRLTFSKEYIIPKPFDPRLIATVPPAVARAAMESGVAQEPIEDWDKYEEQLLDRLGNDNKIVRLLLNRAKLNPKRVVFTEADSLDVLKAAQIVYEEGIAIPILLGRKDEIERLKEELEFDADVLIIDPKSDEQLEQKNKYAKIYWEQRRRKGVTFLLAEKLMRERNYYAAMMVNEGDADALISGYSRNYPSVVKPMLELIGLAPGSTRIATTNVMMTQRGPMFLSDTAININPSAQDLTKIAQMTAKVVKMFGMEPVMAMTSYSNFGSSKDQTATKVREAVSYLHKRHPDLLVDGELQTDFALNSQMLTDSFPFSKLAGKKVNTLIFPNLESANITYKLLKELNSAESVGPIMMGMRKPVHILQLHASVDEIVNMTAIAVIDAQQKEKFEQNAKKQ from the coding sequence ATGAGTAAACAAAGCAAACGTCGCGAAGCCTTAGTATATCATGCTAAGCCAAAACCAGGTAAAATTGCAGTCGTACCAACAAAAAAATATGCAACACAAAGGGATTTAGGATTAGCATACTCGCCAGGTGTAGCAGAACCGTGTTTAGAAATAGCAAAAGACGTTAACAACGTTTATAAGTATACAGCAAAAGGAAATTTAGTAGCCGTTATAACTAACGGAACTGCAGTTTTAGGTCTAGGGAATATTGGTCCTGAGGCGTCTAAGCCTGTGATGGAAGGAAAAGGATTATTATTTAAAATATTTGCTGATATTGATGTTTTTGACATCGAAGTAGATACTGAAAATATAGAAGAGTTTATACAAACCGTAAAAATGATTGCACCAACTTTTGGTGGAATCAATTTAGAAGATATAAAAGCACCTGAAGCTTTTGAAATTGAAAGACGTTTAAAAGAGGAATTAGATATTCCTGTAATGCATGATGACCAACATGGAACGGCAATTATTTCTGCAGCAGCATTATTAAACGCTTTAGAACTTTCTGAAAAGAATATAGAAGATGTGAAAATAGTAGTTAGCGGAGCAGGGGCAGCAGCAATTTCTTGTACGCGATTATATTTAGCATTTGGCGCAAAACGTGAAAACGTGGTCATGTTAGATAGTAAAGGTGTTATTAGAGATGATAGAACAAATTTAACCTCTCAAAAAGCTGAGTTTGCTACGCATAGAAAAATAGACACCATTGATGAAGCAATGATGGATGCTGACGTATTTGTCGGTTTGTCTACTTCAAATATAGTTACTCCAGCGATGTTATTAACGATGGCTACAAACCCAATTGTGTTTGCTATGGCTAATCCAGATCCAGAAATAGAATACGATCTAGCTATTGCAACGCGTAAAGATATTATCATGGCTACAGGAAGAAGTGATCATCCTAACCAAGTTAATAATGTATTAGGTTTTCCATTTATTTTTAGAGGTGCTTTAGATGTTAGAGCGACTAAAATTAATGAAGCAATGAAAATGGCTGCGGTAAAAGCATTAGCGGAATTAGCTAAAGAGCCAGTGCCAGAGCAGGTAAACATTGCTTATGGTGAAACACGTTTGACTTTTAGTAAAGAGTATATTATACCTAAGCCTTTTGATCCACGTTTAATAGCAACGGTACCTCCAGCGGTAGCGAGAGCAGCAATGGAAAGTGGTGTGGCACAGGAGCCAATTGAAGATTGGGACAAATATGAAGAGCAACTACTAGACCGATTAGGTAATGATAATAAGATTGTAAGATTATTATTGAACAGAGCAAAGCTAAACCCTAAACGTGTTGTGTTTACAGAAGCGGACTCTTTAGATGTTTTAAAAGCAGCTCAAATTGTGTATGAGGAAGGGATTGCTATTCCTATTTTATTAGGAAGAAAAGATGAGATTGAACGTCTAAAAGAGGAGTTAGAGTTTGATGCAGATGTCCTTATTATTGACCCAAAATCTGACGAACAATTAGAACAAAAAAATAAATACGCTAAAATATATTGGGAACAACGCAGAAGAAAAGGAGTAACGTTTTTATTAGCTGAAAAACTAATGAGAGAGCGTAACTACTATGCTGCTATGATGGTTAATGAAGGGGATGCAGATGCATTAATTTCTGGTTATTCTCGTAATTATCCGTCGGTTGTAAAACCTATGTTAGAGCTTATTGGTTTGGCGCCTGGATCTACAAGAATAGCGACTACTAACGTGATGATGACGCAACGTGGTCCTATGTTTTTAAGTGATACAGCAATAAACATTAATCCATCAGCCCAAGATTTAACTAAGATTGCTCAAATGACAGCAAAAGTGGTTAAAATGTTTGGAATGGAACCTGTTATGGCAATGACATCATATTCTAATTTTGGATCGTCAAAAGACCAAACAGCCACTAAAGTAAGAGAAGCAGTATCTTATTTACATAAAAGACACCCTGATTTATTGGTGGATGGAGAATTACAAACAGACTTTGCTTTAAATAGCCAAATGTTAACCGATAGTTTTCCGTTTTCTAAATTGGCGGGAAAAAAAGTAAATACTTTAATTTTCCCTAATTTAGAATCGGCTAACATTACTTACAAGTTGTTAAAAGAATTAAATAGTGCAGAATCTGTTGGGCCTATTATGATGGGAATGCGCAAACCAGTGCATATTTTACAATTACACGCTAGTGTAGACGAGATTGTAAACATGACTGCTATTGCCGTTATTGATGCACAACAAAAAGAGAAGTTCGAACAGAATGCAAAAAAACAGTAG
- the ruvA gene encoding Holliday junction branch migration protein RuvA → MITHIQGKLVEKSPTDVVIDCNGVGYFLNISLHTYSQIPDQEALKLYTHLQIREDAHTLYGFASLAERELFRLLISVSGIGANTARTMLSSLTPKQIREGIAIEDVALIKSIKGIGIKTAQRVIIDLKDKILKIYDIDEVSVTKNNTSKDEALSALEVLGFVKKQAEKVVDKIVMTQPDANVETIIKLALKNL, encoded by the coding sequence ATGATTACACATATACAAGGGAAATTAGTAGAGAAAAGTCCGACAGATGTCGTTATAGATTGTAATGGAGTCGGGTACTTCTTAAATATTTCCCTACATACGTATTCACAGATTCCGGACCAAGAAGCACTAAAATTATATACGCATCTTCAAATTAGAGAAGATGCGCATACGTTATATGGATTTGCATCATTGGCCGAGAGAGAGCTATTTCGCTTACTTATTTCCGTTAGTGGTATTGGAGCAAATACAGCTCGTACAATGCTGTCTTCTTTGACACCTAAGCAGATTAGAGAAGGTATTGCTATAGAAGATGTTGCTTTAATTAAGTCTATTAAAGGTATCGGAATAAAAACGGCACAACGTGTGATTATAGATTTAAAAGATAAAATTCTTAAAATTTATGATATTGATGAAGTTTCTGTAACTAAGAACAATACAAGTAAAGATGAAGCGTTATCTGCTTTAGAAGTATTAGGATTTGTTAAAAAACAAGCAGAGAAAGTCGTGGACAAAATTGTTATGACTCAACCAGATGCTAACGTAGAAACGATTATCAAACTAGCCTTAAAAAATTTATAA